A single region of the Changchengzhania lutea genome encodes:
- a CDS encoding DUF1059 domain-containing protein has translation MTCKQLGGACDKEFHANTFEEMAEMSKKHGMEMFQKKDEAHLKAMNEMQDLMKSPKAMNEWFENKRKEFNVLPQND, from the coding sequence ATGACTTGTAAACAATTAGGAGGAGCATGTGACAAAGAATTCCATGCCAATACATTTGAAGAAATGGCTGAAATGAGTAAAAAACATGGTATGGAAATGTTCCAAAAGAAAGACGAAGCACATCTTAAGGCTATGAATGAAATGCAAGACCTGATGAAATCACCTAAAGCAATGAATGAATGGTTTGAAAACAAAAGAAAAGAATTTAACGTCCTACCTCAGAACGACTAG